The genomic region TCATGCTCTATCTGGCGTCCGCTTGTCGAAGCATCTTTACCTTGAGTAATTATTTACTATCAGTGGAGATGCTTCGACAAGCGGACGCCAGATAGAGCATGACGTTCTTTAAGAAAATAGTAGCTCATTAAACGCGTTACAAGTGACGCGCTCTTGTTACCCACCATTCCCATGAACCGCAGAAATTTCCTTCACGGCTTTTCCCTTCTGACCACCAGCGTTTTCTTCAACCAGTACTCGTTTGCCGGCACCGCGCCCAAGTTTCCGGTTGTGCGGCCCGCGGCCGATAAGCGTCGTTTCCGCAGCAAATCCGTGGAAGCAGCTATTACCGAGTTTCAGAAGAAGGTGAAAGACGAGGAGTTGGGCTGGCTGTTCAACAACTGCTTCCCAAGCACCCTGGACACCACCGTGACCCACGGCACCCGCGACGGGCGTCCTGATACCTACGTCATCACCGGCGACATCGACGCCATGTGGCTGCGTGACTCCTCGGCCCAGGTGTGGCCCTACCTCCAGTTAGTAGGCAAAGATGCCGAGCTGCGCCAGCTGATTGCCGGTGTGATTAACCGCCAGACCAGCTACATTCTGAAGGACCCGTATGCCAACGCCTTCTACGACGACGCGAACAAGGTAGGCGAGTGGAAAACCGACAAGACCAAAATGCTGCCCGGCGTGCACGAGCGCAAGTGGGAAATCGACTCGCTGTGCTACCCCATTCGCCTGGGCTACCACTATTGGAAGACCACCAAGGACACCAAGCCCTTCGACCAGCAGTGGCAGCAGGCCATCAAAACGGTGCTGCAAACGTTCCGGGCGCAGCAGCGCAAGGATGCCCTTGGCCCCTACTCTTTCCAGCGTGAAACCGCCAACGCGACCGACACGCAACCCATGAAGGGCTACGGCTACCCCATCAAGCCGGTAGGCCTGATCTGCTCCGCGTTCCGCCCCAGCGACGACGCCACGCTGTACTCCTTCCTGGTGCCCAGCAATTTCTTTGCGGCGGTGAGCCTACGCCAAGCCGCCGAGATGATGACTGCCTTGGCCAAAGACCAGAAGACAGCCGGTGAGCTTACCGCGCTGGCCACCGAGGTAGAGGCAGCCCTGAAGCAGCACGCCATCGTGAACCACCCGAAATACGGCAAAATCTACGCCTACGAGGTAGACGGTTTCGGCAGCCAGGTGCTGATGGACGACGCCAACGTACCCAGCCTGATTGCCCTACCCTACCTGGGCGCCGTACCCGTGTCGGACCCCGTGTACCAGAACACCCGCAAGATGCTGCTCTCCGAGGATAACCCCTTCTATTTCAAGGGCACGGCTGGTGCAGGCATTGGCGGGCCACACGTGGGCCAGGACATGATCTGGCCTATTGGTCTCGTTACACAGGGCCTCACCAGCACCAGCGACGCCGAAATCAAGCAGTGCATTCAGACGCTGAAATCCACTCATGGCAGCACCGGCTTCATGCACGAGTCGTTCAACAAGGACAACCCGGCCAAGTTCACCCGCTCGTGGTTTGCTTGGGCTAATACCATTTTTGGGGAGTTTTTGTGGAAGACCTATAAGGAGAAGCCACAGCTGCTAGCATAGCTTTTTCGACTTCCTACGCAACGCGCTGTCTGGCTTACGTAAGCCGGGCAGCGCGTTGTTTGTTTTCATAACCAGTTGCCCTTTCTGTCATTCTGAGCTTGCGAAGAAGCTTTTCACGTAAGGACGAGGGGCGTTTATGCTAGTCGTTTCACGTGAGAAGGTCCTTCGCAAGCTCAGCATGACAGATTGCATAGTGCTGATGCTTGCGTTCAATAGAGAATCTGGCAAAAGCACAGCGCCCGGCGGCAGTTCTCCGTACAACCTGCGCCGCTAGCTTGGCTTTCCTACCCCTGATTCTACTTTCTTTCTGCATGGCTTCTGCGAACGACCCTACCCTACACTCCTGGATTGACATTCCGCCCACCAGCGACTTTCCCATTCAAAACCTACCCTTTGGCATTTTCGAAACCGAGGAACGAGGTGCCCGCGTGGGCGTGGCCATCGGGGGCTACGTACTCGACTTATACGCCGTGAGTCAGTGGGGTTTCTTTGACGATCTGGATCTAAAAGGGCAACCAAAAGTGTTTCGACGCAGGTCGCTGAACGCGTTTATTCGGCTGGGCCGCCCGGCCTGGCGGGCCGTGCGCGAGCGGGTGAGCGAGCTGCTGCGCCACGACAACACCGTGCTGCAAAGCCCTGAGGTGATGCGCGACTGCCTGCTGCGCCAAACGGAAGTGCAGCTGTTGCCCCCGGTCAAGCCGTGCCACTTTGTGCGCTTTACCAGCCGCCTCGCATCGGCCCCTACCCTCCCCGCCAATGAACCAGACCCTACCCCCGCGGGCAGCTACGGGCCGGCTGGTAGCCTGCTGGCCGCAAGCACGCGCATCCGTCGCCCCGCCCGCACCTATCTGCTCGATGTAGACGACACCCTGCGCGGCCCCGTGCAGCGCCTCGACTTTGAAGTGCAGCTAGGTTTTGTGGGCGGTCAGGACACGGCCCTGGGTACAGCACTCCCCGTAGAGGAGGCCGAAGAAACGCTGTTTGGTCTGACACTGGTACTGGGCTGGTACGCCCACGACTTATGCCGGGGCTCGGCGCCGGCGCCTTTGCTGGACCGCAGCTTTGGAAGCAGCCTCTCGGCTTGGGTGGTGACACTGGACGCGCTGGAGCCTTTCCGGGTGGCCGGGACGCCACAGCTACCGGAGCCAGAACCGCATTTGCGCCAAAACGGCCAGCACCATGTGGCCGTGCAGCTGGAGGTGGCCCTGCAACCCGCCAACGGCCCCGAAACAGTTATAGCCACTCCCACCACTCGCAGCCTGTATTGGAGCGTAGACCAGCAGCTTGCCTACCTCACCAGCAGTGGTACCCCGCTACACGCCGGCGACTTGTATACTAGCGGTACCGTGGCCGACGGCAGCCTCTACCAACTCACCGCCAGCGGCACACAGCCTTTGGTCCTCAACGACAGCACCATGCGCTTGTACCTGGAAACGGACGACCAGGTACGCCTCAGCGGCTACTGCGAACAGGAAGGCGTACGCCTGGGATTCGGCGAGGTAACGGGCGTGATAGAATAGAGGCAGAAGATGCCTGCGTTGTATTATGCTGCGCCTCACCCAAAGGCAGCCTTTCTTTGTGTGGCCGTACCCTGCGCCTAGGAGAAAACACAGCCCAATAAGATTGTTTGGTGTGCTGTATAGGCAGCTTCGGTTTTACTGCGTATTTCACGCGGAACTACGAAACAGGCATCCGCATAAATACCCATTTACTCCGCGATTATCCGCAGTTTCACAACCCTATCCGTGCACACGCTGGTACTAGTAAGCACAGCAACTAGCCGTGCTTGCACGGCAGCGGCATGTCTATATACCATCGTTTTTATCCTCTCCACCCTTCTACCCCAAAACCAACGCCTATGCTCGCCATGGAATATCGCGGCCCCAAGAGGGTCCGAGCCGTTCAGAAACCAATGCCCGAAATCAAGCATCCGGAGGATGCCATTGTGCGCGTTACCCGCTCTTGCATCTGCGGCTCCGATTTGCACCTTTACAACGGCAACGTGCCCGATACCCGCGTAGGCTCCACCTTTGGCCACGAGTTTGTGGGCGAGGTAGTGGAAATAGGTTCTGATGTCACCAACATCAAGGTAGGCGACAACGTCATTGTGCCCTTCAACGTGGCGTGTGGCCGGTGCTACTTCTGCAAGCAGGGCATGTTTGGCAACTGCCATCAGTCCAACTCGATGGCGACGGCCGTAGGCGCCATTTTTGGCTACTCGCACACGGCAGGTGGTTTCGATGGTGGCCAGGCCGAGTACGCCCGCGTGCCCTACGCCAACGTAGGCCCTACCGTCATTCCGCCCGGCATGGACCTGGACGATGCCGTGCTGCTCACGGATGTGGTGCCCACTGGCTACCAAGCCGCTGAAATGGCAGGCATTCAAAAGGGCGACACAGTGCTGGTATTCGGTGCCGGGCCAGTAGGCATTATGGCAGCCCGGTGCGCCTGGCTGTTTGGTGCCGGCCGCGTGATTGTGCTCGATAAGGAAGACTACCGCCTGGAATTTGTGCGCAACTATGCGCCATGCGAGGCCTACAACTTCGAGGAAATCGGCGACCCGGTCTTGTTCATTAAGAAGATTACAGATTGGCTGGGTGCCGACTGCGTGATTGACGCCGTTGGGGCCGAGGCCGCTGGCAACGCCTTACAAACTATCACGGGCCGCAAAACGCTGTTGCAGGCGGGTTCGGCTACGGCACTGCACTGGGCTATTAATGCCGTGAAGAAAGGCGGCGTGGTGTCTATTGTAGGAGTGTATGGTCCTACTGACAACCTAGTGCCCATTGGCAATGCTATGAACAAGGGCCTGACCATTCGGGGTAATCAGACTTCGGTGAAGCGTCTGCTCCCACGTCTCATCGACCACGTGCAGAGTGGCCGGCTCAATCCGAAGGCCATCATCACCCACCGCTTGCCGATGGAAGAAGTGGCCGACGGCTACCGCTTGTTTTCCGCTAAGCTGGACAACTGCATCAAGCCGATTCTGCTGCCCCCAACTGTCACCCGCTAACTTCCTGTCGTCATGCAAACCAAGAAAATAGACTACACGCAAATCAATGGCTGGGGTGTAGATGCCGATCCGGAAAATGACCCTACCTACCCCATGCAGCACCGCGAGGATGCTCCTCCGCGGGACATCTTCTACGACCGACCAACCCAGCAACCTGTGGACGTAGAAGTATTGCATTCTAATGAGCGCCCCGATGTAACGGCCGTGTTTGGTACCACCCTCCCACCAAGCGGCCTGAGCGGTGCCATTCGGCGCTTTGCTTTCAAGTACAGCGAAAATGAATACAAGCACTGGCTCCCACTAATCTTTGCCGACCGCGTAGACGTGGTAGAAGGTGTCTTGAAAGACTTAGCCCACGGACACGTTCCCAACATCTTCGCTGAGAAGGGCTACCCAATGGAATGGAAATACAACCGCACGGCCTTCGTGACCAAAATGGCCACTATTGCTGCCATTACGGTTGGAACTGTCCTCCTGCTCAACTCCGGTAAGGACAAAAAGAAAGCTAAATACGCTCGCGGGTACCGCGGGAAGTAGAGAGCCTCTACGCAAAGCGCCCCATCAAGCAGCGAGTTTCACTTACTGCTTGATGGGGCGCTTTGCGTAGAGTCCCTACCGGCATCCTACCTACCAACCTATTTGGTTATTTCCTACCCTCCACAATCTTCTCCACAATCTCGGGGTCGAGCAAGGTAGTGGTGTCACCCAGGTTGCTGGTGTCGCCCTCGGCCACTTTGCGCAGGATGCGACGCATGATTTTGCCCGAGCGTGTTTTGGGTAGACCCTCCACGAACTGAATTTTGTCGGGCTTGGCAATGCGGCCGATTTCAGCCACGATGGTTTCGATGATGCTGGCTTCTACGTGTTTGCGGCTGATTTCGTCGTCGCAGGCGCCGTCGCGGCAAATCACGTAGGCGTAGATACCCTGCCCCTTTACATCGTGTGGGTAGCCCACTACTGCCGATTCTACCACCGTATTATTTTGGTTGATGGCATTCTCAATTTCGGCCGTGCCGAAGCGGTGACCTGATACGTTAATCACATCATCCACGCGGCCCTGGATGCGGTAGAGTCCGTCGGGCTCGCGCCGGGCACCGTCGCCAGTAAAGTAATAGCCGGGATACACGCCGAAGTAGGTTTGCTTGGCCCGCTCATGGTCGCCGTAGGTGGTACGGATGATGCCCGGCCACGGCGCTTTAATGGCGAGGTAGCCCTCCACGTCGTTACCCTCAACCTCTTGGCCTTCCTGGTTGAGCAGCACGGGCTGCACACCGGGCAGGGGTAGGCCGGCTCGGGCCGGTACGCTGGGCGTGATGTTGGCCATAGCCGAAATCATGATGCCGCCGGTTTCGGTCTGCCACCACGTATCTACAATGGGGCAGCGGCCCTTGCCGATGTGCGTGTGGTACCAGTGCCAGGCTTCCTCGTTGATGGGCTCGCCCACCGAGCCCAGCACCCGCAACGAGTCGAGGGAGTAGGCCAATACGTGGTTGATGTCGTGGGCCATGAGAGAGCGGATGGCCGTAGGCGACGTGTAGAATACATTCACGCCGTGCTTGTCAATCACCTCCCAATAGCGACCAGGGCTGGGGTAGGTAGGCACACCCTCAAACATAAGGGTAGTAGCACCCGACAGCAGCGGCCCGTAGAGCAAGTAGGTGTGGCCCGTTACCCAACCAATATCAGCCGAGCACCAGTACACGTCGTTTTCTTCCACCTGAAACACGTTGCGGAAGGTGTAATCGGCCCACACCATGTAGCCGGCGGTAGTGTGCACTACGCCCTTGGGCTTGCCGGTGCTGCCGGAAGTATAGAGAATAAACAGCATGTCCTCGGCGTCCATTTCCTCGGCGGGGCAGGTTTTCTCTACCTCCTGCACCTCGTCGTGGTACCACACGTCGCGGCCGTCTTTCATGTGCACGGGCCAGCCCAGGTGCTCCACCACAATCACGCCGCGCACGGAGGGGCAGTGTTCCAGAGCCTCGTCTACCACGCGCTTCACCGGAATCTGCTTGGCGCCGCGCTCCAAACCATCGGCCGTAATTACTACGGTAGCCTGGGCGTCATTCACGCGGTCGGCAATGGCATTGGCTGAGAAGCCAGCGAAAATAACAGAGTGTACTGCTCCAATACGAGCGCATGCCAGTGTGGCAATGGCCAGCTGCGGAATCATGGGCATGTAGAGACACACCCGGTCCCCCTTCTCTACCCCGTTGTTGTGCAGCACGTTGGCAAACTTACACACCTCCTGGTGCAGCTCGCGGTAGGTGTAGCGAATCTGGCGGGTTTTGGGGTCGTTGGGCTCCCAAATGAGGGCCAGCTTGTTGCCGCGCGTGCTCAAGTGGCGGTCGAGGCAGTTCTCGGTGATGTTGAGTTTAGCACCTTCAAACCATTTGTTGTGGCCTTCTACCAGGTCGGCTGTCAGCACGTTGTCCCATTTGCGGCGCCAGGTGAAAGGCTCGGCTACATCGGCCCAGTACTGCTCGGGGTTTTCCACGCTGCGGCGGTAGGCATACTGGTACTCTTCGGTGGTCCGGATGCGAGGATGGTCGGTGGGCATGGGTAAGGAATTAAGAATTAGAGATTGAAAAGTAAAGACTGAGGTTGGACGCTACGAAGCGATAAAAACCAACGTGGGGTAGCGTAAACTACAAAAAACGTGGGAGCAGGGCCTACGCAGCCAGCAGCGCCTGCACCTGTTCCATGAGCTGACGGGTGCTGAAGGGCTTGGGTATATAGAGGTCGGCACCAGCGGCGTAGCCCTTCTGCAAGTCGGCCTCCCGGCTCTTGGCCGACAAGAAAATAACCTTGGTCTGCTGGCGGTCGGGGCGCTGCTTCACGTGCTGACACACCTGATACCCATCCACATCGGGCATCATAATATCCAGTAGAATCAGGTCGAATGAGGTGCGGTCTACGGCTTCCAGGGCCTCGGTACCGTTGCGGGCAATGCTGACCCGATAGCCGTTTTTGCGCATCAGAAATTCCAGCGACATCACGATGTTCGGTTCATCATCAACCAGTAAAATGTGGGCTTCTTTCATAGCCAAAGTAGGTGTTGAGAGCGGCGGGTGTTACAAATTATGCGTGGGCTGCTCCTGCGCGTGCAGCGGCAGGGTTAGCAGGAAGCTGGCGCCTTGCTCCGGCGCGCTTTCCACCCAAATACGTCCCTGGTGCAGCTCCACAATGTTACGGGTGATGGCCAGGCCCAGCCCCGAGCCCTCCGGTTTGCGCATGGTTTGGTGTTGGGCCTGGTAAAACTTGTCAAAAATCAGTTGATGGTAGGCCGGGTCGATGCCCTTACCGTTGTCAGTAACGTGCAGGTGCAGCTGCCCGGCGCGTACCTCTGCTCCTACCCTGATGCGCCCGGACCCATCGGCGGGGCAGGCTTTCACGGCGTTGGAGAGCAGATTCACCAGCACCTGCATCAGCCGGTCGCGGTCGGCGGGTAGGGTAGGTAAGTCGGGGGCTACGGCTACCACCAGCTGAATGTGGCGGGCCTGCGCCAGTTGCTCCACCGCTGCCACTGCCTCGGCTACTAGCTCGGCTACCGCCACGGGGGCCGCCGTCAGCGTAGCCTTGCCCGACTCATACTTTTCCAGGTCCAGCACCAACGTAATCAGCCGGCTCAGTCGCTCCGATTCCTTGGTGATGGTGTGCAGGAAACGCAGGCGCTCCTCCTCGTCCAATTCAGGATTATCAGACAGGATTTCCGACAACGCCCGGATGCTGGTGAGTGGGGTGCGCAGTTCGTGCGTCACCGTGTAGAGAAACTCATCTTTGCGCTCGTCTAGGGCTTGCAACTGCTCGTAAGCGGCCTGCAAATCGGTGGTGAGGCGCTGCAACTCCTGCTGCTGACGGCGCAGCTGGCGGTTGGCGGCCAGCAACTGCTGACTTTCGCGCAGAATGCCTACCACATTATCAAACCGCAGCTCCTCTACCCCATGGCCGAAGACAACAGCAGACGCGCCGAGGCTGGTCCGATGCTGCCGGCCAGTAGCTTTTCGGCGTAGGCCAAGAGGCGCGGGTCGGCATCGGCGGGGGCTATGGGCTCGGGGGGCAGGGCGTCGGGGAAGCGCGTGGCGAAGGCCTGCAACGCCTGCACGGTGCGCTTCTTGCCTAGAAAACCGCGCAGCAAGGCCCGCACCGACAGCACTGGGGCAGCGCCGCGCCACTCGGCGCTGGCGGCCGGCCGGGGCCGGAACGCGTCCACAAACTCCTCGGCCTGGCGCAGTTCCAGCCCCGTGGGCACGCGCCCCAGCACCGACACACCCACGTACAGCCCCACGTTGCAGAACCAGCTCCAAAACAGCGCGTGCGATAGATAATCGAGGCCCGTGAGGCCAAATAGCGCAAACGGCCGCAAGACCCCTACTCCGAACAAGCCGTGGTCCATAATGGAAGCGGGTAGCAGGCCGGGCGCTATCATAGTAGGCAGCACCAGCGTGAAAAACCACACCGCGAAGCCGCCCAGGATCCCTGCTGTGGCGCCTTGGCTGGTGCCGCCTTTCCAGTACAGTCCGCCTAGTACCACCGGCACAAACTGCGCCACCGCCGCAAACGATACCAGCCCGATGTTCACCAACGACAGCAAATGCCCTACTGTGGCGTAGTAGCCGTAGGCCAGCAGCAGCACCAGCACCACCGCCAGCCGGCGGCTTTGCAGGGCTACCTGCCCCAGGTAAGCAAACCACCGCGCCGACTCGCCCCGGGCGGCCGGCATTCGCACCAATAGCGGCATTAGCAGGTGGTTGCTCATCATCACGCTCAGGGCAATAGTCTCTACGATAATCATGCTGCTGGCCGCCGACAGCCCGCCCAGGTACACCAGCAGCGCCAGCCAGCGGTGCCCCGCACCCAGGGGTAGGGCCAGCACAAAGGTGTCGGCATCGAGCTGCGAGCCGTAGCGCAGCACCCCCCCAAAGGCAATGGGCAGCACAAACACATTGATAATGATGAGGTAGAGCGGAAACAGCCACATGGCTTTGCGCAGGTGGTCCTCGTTCACATTCTCCACCACCGACACCTGAAACTGCCGTGGCAGCAGCAGTACGGCCGCCATGCCCAGCAGCAGTAGCGTAAGCCACTGCGCGCCGCCAATACCGGTGGTATGCAGCGTAAAGAGCTTTTGCAGGGCCGGCACGGCCGCGGCGCGGTCAAACACATCGGCAAAGCCATCGAACAGGCCGTAGGTAACCAGCAGGCCAGCGGCCAGAAACGCCACTAATTTCACTAGACTTTCCAGGGCCACAGCCAGCACCATACCCTCGTGGCGCTCGGTGGCTTCCACTGAACGCACGCCGAAGATGATGGTGAAAAAGGCTAGCATACCAGTGGTAATCAGGGCGGTATTGTCGTCCAACCCACCCATATCCGCCTCGCCGGCCATTACTTCAAATGACGTAGCTATTGCCTTGATCTGCAATGATATATAGGGAATAACACCCAGCACGCACACCACTGTGGCCAGGGCGCCCAGGGCGGCGCTTTTACCGTAGCGGGCCGAGATGAAATCGGCAATGGAGGTGAGACGCTGGGTGCGACAGATGCGGATAATCTTACGCAGCACCAGCCACCACGCCGGCGCCAACAGGGTAGGCC from Hymenobacter aerilatus harbors:
- a CDS encoding glycoside hydrolase family 125 protein; its protein translation is MNRRNFLHGFSLLTTSVFFNQYSFAGTAPKFPVVRPAADKRRFRSKSVEAAITEFQKKVKDEELGWLFNNCFPSTLDTTVTHGTRDGRPDTYVITGDIDAMWLRDSSAQVWPYLQLVGKDAELRQLIAGVINRQTSYILKDPYANAFYDDANKVGEWKTDKTKMLPGVHERKWEIDSLCYPIRLGYHYWKTTKDTKPFDQQWQQAIKTVLQTFRAQQRKDALGPYSFQRETANATDTQPMKGYGYPIKPVGLICSAFRPSDDATLYSFLVPSNFFAAVSLRQAAEMMTALAKDQKTAGELTALATEVEAALKQHAIVNHPKYGKIYAYEVDGFGSQVLMDDANVPSLIALPYLGAVPVSDPVYQNTRKMLLSEDNPFYFKGTAGAGIGGPHVGQDMIWPIGLVTQGLTSTSDAEIKQCIQTLKSTHGSTGFMHESFNKDNPAKFTRSWFAWANTIFGEFLWKTYKEKPQLLA
- a CDS encoding fumarylacetoacetate hydrolase family protein yields the protein MASANDPTLHSWIDIPPTSDFPIQNLPFGIFETEERGARVGVAIGGYVLDLYAVSQWGFFDDLDLKGQPKVFRRRSLNAFIRLGRPAWRAVRERVSELLRHDNTVLQSPEVMRDCLLRQTEVQLLPPVKPCHFVRFTSRLASAPTLPANEPDPTPAGSYGPAGSLLAASTRIRRPARTYLLDVDDTLRGPVQRLDFEVQLGFVGGQDTALGTALPVEEAEETLFGLTLVLGWYAHDLCRGSAPAPLLDRSFGSSLSAWVVTLDALEPFRVAGTPQLPEPEPHLRQNGQHHVAVQLEVALQPANGPETVIATPTTRSLYWSVDQQLAYLTSSGTPLHAGDLYTSGTVADGSLYQLTASGTQPLVLNDSTMRLYLETDDQVRLSGYCEQEGVRLGFGEVTGVIE
- a CDS encoding zinc-dependent alcohol dehydrogenase, which gives rise to MLAMEYRGPKRVRAVQKPMPEIKHPEDAIVRVTRSCICGSDLHLYNGNVPDTRVGSTFGHEFVGEVVEIGSDVTNIKVGDNVIVPFNVACGRCYFCKQGMFGNCHQSNSMATAVGAIFGYSHTAGGFDGGQAEYARVPYANVGPTVIPPGMDLDDAVLLTDVVPTGYQAAEMAGIQKGDTVLVFGAGPVGIMAARCAWLFGAGRVIVLDKEDYRLEFVRNYAPCEAYNFEEIGDPVLFIKKITDWLGADCVIDAVGAEAAGNALQTITGRKTLLQAGSATALHWAINAVKKGGVVSIVGVYGPTDNLVPIGNAMNKGLTIRGNQTSVKRLLPRLIDHVQSGRLNPKAIITHRLPMEEVADGYRLFSAKLDNCIKPILLPPTVTR
- the acs gene encoding acetate--CoA ligase; translation: MPTDHPRIRTTEEYQYAYRRSVENPEQYWADVAEPFTWRRKWDNVLTADLVEGHNKWFEGAKLNITENCLDRHLSTRGNKLALIWEPNDPKTRQIRYTYRELHQEVCKFANVLHNNGVEKGDRVCLYMPMIPQLAIATLACARIGAVHSVIFAGFSANAIADRVNDAQATVVITADGLERGAKQIPVKRVVDEALEHCPSVRGVIVVEHLGWPVHMKDGRDVWYHDEVQEVEKTCPAEEMDAEDMLFILYTSGSTGKPKGVVHTTAGYMVWADYTFRNVFQVEENDVYWCSADIGWVTGHTYLLYGPLLSGATTLMFEGVPTYPSPGRYWEVIDKHGVNVFYTSPTAIRSLMAHDINHVLAYSLDSLRVLGSVGEPINEEAWHWYHTHIGKGRCPIVDTWWQTETGGIMISAMANITPSVPARAGLPLPGVQPVLLNQEGQEVEGNDVEGYLAIKAPWPGIIRTTYGDHERAKQTYFGVYPGYYFTGDGARREPDGLYRIQGRVDDVINVSGHRFGTAEIENAINQNNTVVESAVVGYPHDVKGQGIYAYVICRDGACDDEISRKHVEASIIETIVAEIGRIAKPDKIQFVEGLPKTRSGKIMRRILRKVAEGDTSNLGDTTTLLDPEIVEKIVEGRK
- a CDS encoding response regulator transcription factor; this translates as MKEAHILLVDDEPNIVMSLEFLMRKNGYRVSIARNGTEALEAVDRTSFDLILLDIMMPDVDGYQVCQHVKQRPDRQQTKVIFLSAKSREADLQKGYAAGADLYIPKPFSTRQLMEQVQALLAA
- a CDS encoding sensor histidine kinase, whose amino-acid sequence is MVGILRESQQLLAANRQLRRQQQELQRLTTDLQAAYEQLQALDERKDEFLYTVTHELRTPLTSIRALSEILSDNPELDEEERLRFLHTITKESERLSRLITLVLDLEKYESGKATLTAAPVAVAELVAEAVAAVEQLAQARHIQLVVAVAPDLPTLPADRDRLMQVLVNLLSNAVKACPADGSGRIRVGAEVRAGQLHLHVTDNGKGIDPAYHQLIFDKFYQAQHQTMRKPEGSGLGLAITRNIVELHQGRIWVESAPEQGASFLLTLPLHAQEQPTHNL